A window of Actinomycetota bacterium genomic DNA:
AGGCGCTCGCGCACCTCCATGAGGTCGTACGCCTGCCTCACCGACCGGCGCGCGACCTCCTCGACCCCTCGCAGGAAGTACAGCAGCCAGCCCTTCCAGTCTCCATCGGTTCGCACGGCCTGCAGCGCGTCGTAGTACTCGCCGCGGTTCCTTTCGAAGAACGCCGAGAGGTAGAGCAGCGGCTGAGCCAGTCTGCCTCGCTCCACGAGGAAGAGCGTGATCAGCAAACGGCCTACCCGGCCGTTGCCGTCGAGAAACGGGTGGATCGCCTCGAACTGCTCGTGCATGAGCGCGCATTGCACGAGATCGGGCATGACGTCCCTCTCGTGGAGGAATCGCTCCCAGGCACCCAACGCCTCGATCATCTCATCGGGCGGCGGCGGAACGTACGCGGCTGTCTCTATCGTGCTCCCCGGTCGCCCGATCCAGTTCTGTGACCTCCGGAACTCCCCGGGAGTCGCGTGCGCACCGCGAGCTCCCTGCATGAGCGTCGCGTGCAGCTCGCGGACCAGCCGCAACGACAGCGGGAGCGAAGAGAGCCGCTCGAGACCCCGCTCCATCGCGCGGACGTAGTTACGCACCTCGCGCACATCTCCGGTCGCCGACTCGAGGTTCGGCTCCCGCAACTCATCGATGAGCACATCCGACAGGCTGGACCGC
This region includes:
- a CDS encoding Fic family protein, whose amino-acid sequence is MDTSRFRAPEAGRIVRAEGGYRAFVPSPLPPRIDWDADLVLALSRADAALSELSGAGAQLPNPHLLISPSLRQEAVLSSRIEGTRSSLSDVLIDELREPNLESATGDVREVRNYVRAMERGLERLSSLPLSLRLVRELHATLMQGARGAHATPGEFRRSQNWIGRPGSTIETAAYVPPPPDEMIEALGAWERFLHERDVMPDLVQCALMHEQFEAIHPFLDGNGRVGRLLITLFLVERGRLAQPLLYLSAFFERNRGEYYDALQAVRTDGDWKGWLLYFLRGVEEVARRSVRQAYDLMEVRERLRAVSGSAKATALVDELFLSPYLDVATAARLLKVSDPTARKAVERLVAAGALIEVTGRTWGRIYECRPIMDVLERELPSAG